CGGGGACTGCTTCCACATCCACAGTCATCTGAGGCGTGGTGTCGAAGGTCTCCAGCATCAACTGCGTGCGCAGAAGCTCAACACCCTCCACGGACTTGACCAGTTCGTTGTCTTTGAAGGCAAGACGCTGGCTGGCCTTGAGGCCAAGGTGAGGTCCATTGGGCTGTTTGACGTGCCCCAGATCGGGCAGCTGAGCCTCGTTTGGAATCGTGTACTCCTCAACCGGGCGGAGCAGGAGACCGCTGCCTTCAGGTGTTTCCACCGTTTGCACAAAAACCATGGTCTCGGTGTTGATCCCCTTGGCGATCGGCTCCCCGGGGTTCACCATCACGCCATCACCCTGGAAGCGCTCCAGCGCTTTCTTGTCGGTGCAGAGATGGAAGCTGCCGCTGCGAACGATGATCTCGCGGAGGATGTCGTTCTTCTGGGTGACGGTGACGATGCCAGCCGTCTGACTAAAGATGTCCTTGACCACCTCAGTGCCAGCCTCAATCCACTGGCCGTCAGTGATCATCAGCAAGGAGATGTCCTTGTTGATCTCATGGGTTTCCTGGGGAATCCAGAGCAGGGTTCCCCCCTTGTTCACCTCGTAGCCGTTCTTGGCAGAGCGAGCTTTCTTGATGGCGAGTCCAGGAGCGAAACGCACCAGACCACCGGTCTGGGTGCGGAACCGATCATCGTTGAGTTCAGCGACCACCTCGCCACTGCCGATCTTGCTGCCGGGAATGGTGTTGAGTCGATAACGGGTGCCGTCTTTGGCCTCGAGATTCCAGATCTCACCAGCGTGGGTTGACTCACCCAGGAGTTTGAAATCCTTGAGAGTCATGGCCGTTGTGACGATCTGCACCTCACGGGAATCACCAAGGGCTTCACGCAGGCGAATCGCGCCGCCGTACTCAGTCGCCTGACTCGCCTCAGCAAGCACCTGGCCCTCCGTCACAGTCGCGCCGGCGGTCACCACCGGACGCGCATTCGGCGGCAGGTTGTACACATCGCCAGCCAGCACCCACATCCGGCCGAGTCGCTGGGCCTTATGGGTGATGTTGCCCTGACGGTCGGTGACCTCACGGGGCTGGATGGAGGGGTCGTAGCTGACTTGTCCAGCCAGGTCGCAGATCACGTCCTTGGTGGCTTTCTCCACACTTTTCTTCACCGCACCGGCTGCGATCTGAGCAACGGTGACGTCGGCGTCGATGGCCTGACCGTTGTCCACGAAAAGCAGAGAACCGTTGGTGATCTCGATCTTCTGGGGCTTGCCTTTGCCAGAGGGCTGGATCGTGAGGTTGAAATCAACCTCTGCCTGCTGGGCGTTAACGCCATGGGGGGTGCGGTAGGGGCGCACGCGCGCCTTGGCACCGAATTCCACCGTTCCTTCGAACTTTGAGCGCACCACACCGGTCTCGGCGGTGGACACACCTCCGGTGTGGAACGTCCGCATGGTGAGCTGGGTGCCCGGTTCACCAATGGATTGAGCGGCAATAATGCCGACTGCCTCACCGAGGTCGACCAGCTCGTTGTGAGCCAGCGCCCAGCCGTAGCACTTGCGGCAGACGGAACGGTTGGCCTCACAGGTGAGCGGTGAACGCACGCTCACCGCCTGAACGCCCGCTTTCTCGAAGCGCTTGGAGAGGGGTGGATCGATTTCGGTGTTGCGCTCAGCCAACACCTCGCCATCAGCACCCACCACTTGATCGGCGGTGAGACGTCCCACCAGTCGACTGCCGTATTTGCCGTCTTCGGCCTTCACCAAGATGCAACGGCTGGTCCCGCAATCGTCCTCGCGGACGATCACATCCTGCGCCACATCCACGAGTCGGCGGGTGAGGTAGCCGGAGTCGGCCGTGCGCAGGGCTGTATCAACCAGACCTTTGCGCGCGCCGTAGGAGGAGATCACGTACTCCGTGACGGTGAGTCCCTCACGGAAATTGGTACGGATCGGCAGGTCGATGATCTCCCCTTGGGGGTTCGCCATCAGGCCGCGCATACCCACCAACTGGCGCACCTGGGACATGTTTCCCCTGGCGCCGGAGTTGGCCATCATCCACACGGAGTTGAGCGGATCGTTCTGATTGAAGTTCTTCTTGACCGCATCCACCAGACGCTCATTGGTCTCCGTCCAGGTATCAATCACCTTGGTGTGGCGCTCAACCTCAGTAATCACCCCGAGGCGATAGGACTCTTCCGTCGCGGTGATCAGCTCCTCAGCCTGTCCAAGCAGGTTCTGCTTCGCTTCCGGGACCTTGAGGTCGTCCACGGAGATGGAGACAGCCGCCTGGGTGGCGTAACGAAATCCGAGATCCTTGAGCTGGTCGGCCATGGCCGATGTGGCCGCGGTGCCGTGATGCTTGTAAGCCCAGGCCACTAGCTGCTTAAGACCCTTCTTATCCACAACCCGGTTGCGGAAGGGGGGTGGAGTTTTTGCCAGAGGACGGGTCTCAGGAGCAGAGGCAGCAGCCTTGGCGGCCTTCGAGGCCTTGGATCCCTTAGAAGACTTGCG
The sequence above is a segment of the Synechococcus sp. PROS-7-1 genome. Coding sequences within it:
- a CDS encoding DNA-directed RNA polymerase subunit beta', which encodes MTSTPSKSRKSSKGSKASKAAKAAASAPETRPLAKTPPPFRNRVVDKKGLKQLVAWAYKHHGTAATSAMADQLKDLGFRYATQAAVSISVDDLKVPEAKQNLLGQAEELITATEESYRLGVITEVERHTKVIDTWTETNERLVDAVKKNFNQNDPLNSVWMMANSGARGNMSQVRQLVGMRGLMANPQGEIIDLPIRTNFREGLTVTEYVISSYGARKGLVDTALRTADSGYLTRRLVDVAQDVIVREDDCGTSRCILVKAEDGKYGSRLVGRLTADQVVGADGEVLAERNTEIDPPLSKRFEKAGVQAVSVRSPLTCEANRSVCRKCYGWALAHNELVDLGEAVGIIAAQSIGEPGTQLTMRTFHTGGVSTAETGVVRSKFEGTVEFGAKARVRPYRTPHGVNAQQAEVDFNLTIQPSGKGKPQKIEITNGSLLFVDNGQAIDADVTVAQIAAGAVKKSVEKATKDVICDLAGQVSYDPSIQPREVTDRQGNITHKAQRLGRMWVLAGDVYNLPPNARPVVTAGATVTEGQVLAEASQATEYGGAIRLREALGDSREVQIVTTAMTLKDFKLLGESTHAGEIWNLEAKDGTRYRLNTIPGSKIGSGEVVAELNDDRFRTQTGGLVRFAPGLAIKKARSAKNGYEVNKGGTLLWIPQETHEINKDISLLMITDGQWIEAGTEVVKDIFSQTAGIVTVTQKNDILREIIVRSGSFHLCTDKKALERFQGDGVMVNPGEPIAKGINTETMVFVQTVETPEGSGLLLRPVEEYTIPNEAQLPDLGHVKQPNGPHLGLKASQRLAFKDNELVKSVEGVELLRTQLMLETFDTTPQMTVDVEAVPDKRAKTIERLQLVILESILVRRDTISDSSHGSTHTELQVEDGQSIKAGEVIATTQILCKQMGVAQMPEATAEEPVRRLIVERPEDTLTITTNSQPVVTVGQRIVDGEELAAGHPSDCCGEIEKVESKSVTLRLGRPYMISPDSLLHVRDGDLVQRGDGLALLVFERQKTGDIVQGLPRIEELLEARRPRESAILCKKPGTVEIKQGEDDENTTVTVIEADDAVSEYPILLGRNVMVSDSQQVTAGELLTDGPINPHELLECFFEDLRSRKPLMEAAQEAIAKLQHRLVTEVQNVYKSQGVSIDDKHIEVIVRQMTSKVRVEDAGDTTLLPGELIELRQVEDTNQAMSITGGAPAEFTPVLLGITKASLNTDSFISAASFQETTRVLTEAAIEGKSDWLRGLKENVIIGRLIPAGTGFSGFEEELKAEAGPHPDILAEDPAGYRRMQNLRPDYTVDMPAAPVADATAVLDDPSDADLEATRSRHGIEAGSNFAAFARPDADNELKEDQVVDAEAVEGLQEEGLLSDE